In Oreochromis aureus strain Israel breed Guangdong linkage group 15, ZZ_aureus, whole genome shotgun sequence, a single genomic region encodes these proteins:
- the LOC120433247 gene encoding uncharacterized protein LOC120433247 isoform X1 — protein MAFTETWLKDSDPDCSLELKGFGSPIRLDRDPGATQKSQGGGVCLYINQKWCKNVTVRRQVCLPDIELLSVSLRPFYLPREFPQINVTVVYIHPKANPKNATDTISNVIHSLQSLSPEAPNIVLGDFNRCDLKKTLSSFYQYVNCSTRFNKTLDLCYGSIKGAYTSVAGPALGSSDHNTVHLLPVYKTVLRREKVRKHRIKVWSDDASLALQGCFDCTDWSVFIESCRDINELTDVVCSYISFCRDMIIPSKELNDEGEDGVNYENIGDSSASVRLHCVCVCVCVCVWLGLSLRLAELCGTLL, from the exons ATGGCATTCACAGAGACTTGGCTCAAGGATTCTGACCCTGATTGTTCTCTGGAACTAAAAGGCTTCGGGTCTCCCATACGTTTGGATCGAGACCCCGGAGCTACCCAGAAATCTCAAGGAGGAGGGGTGTGTCTGTATATAAATCAGAAATGGTGTAAAAACGTGACCGTTCGTAGACAAGTGTGTCTGCCTGACATTGAgctcctctctgtgtctttgaGGCCGTTTTATCTGCCGAGGGAATTCCCACAGATCAACGTCACCGTCGTTTACATCCATCCTAAAGCGAATCCTAAGAATGCGACTGACACCATCTCCAACGTCATCCACTCACTACAATCTCTCTCCCCTGAGGCTCCTAATATTGTTCTTGGGGACTTTAATCGCTGCGACTTGAAGAAAACACTGAGCAGTTTTTATCAGTATGTGAACTGTTCCACACGCTTCAATAAGACTCTGGATTTGTGTTACGGTTCCATAAAAGGTGCGTATACATCTGTGGCTGGCCCCGCCCTCGGATCCTCGGATCACAACACGGTGCATCTTCTGCCAGTTTACaagactgtgctgagaagagagaaagtgagGAAACACCGCATAAAGGTTTGGAGTGACGATGCCTCTTTAGCCCTGCAGGGCTGCTTTGACTGTACAGACTGGTCGGTGTTTATAGAATCATGCAGAGACATTAATGAACTCACTGACGTTGTCTGCAGCTATATCTCCTTTTGCAGAGACATGATTATCCCTTCAAAG GAGCTTAATGATGAGGGTGAAGATGGAGTGAACTATGAAAACATTGGAGACTCTTCTGCTTCTGTCAGactccactgtgtgtgtgtgtgtgtgtgtgtgtgtgtgtggctgggtcTAAGTCTGAGActtgctgagctctgtgggacATTGTTATGA
- the LOC120433249 gene encoding uncharacterized protein LOC120433249 isoform X2: MIHLSVINNEDVKTTTKSTIKPTLKITNIWTTKEEVKTSLTTTSNQPDGEDVKTTKSTKVKFTTKTSSSTTKSRTSTIKPTVKINTWTTREELKTSAGTLTTASNIPSGGHSGFIIVPVGLAALLITVVVIIRWKKTKENKTQCGNNTGLSLNPADTECGPGTNQDTMWTDADDGVSYASISFTKKTKNKARAGGDDDTVTYSTVTAASPAGVTNDPSNLYSTISKPKK; the protein is encoded by the exons ATGATTCATCTGTCTGTTATTAACA ATGAAGatgtgaaaacaacaacaaaatcaacaaTTAAAccaacattaaaaataacaaatatatgGACAACAAAAGAGGAAGTAAAGACATCGCTGACAACAACATCAAATCAACCAGACG GTGAAGATGTGAAAACAACTAAATCAACAAAAGTGAAGTTCACCACAAAAACCTCATCGTCGACAACAAAATCCAGAACATCAACAATTAAACCAACCGTGAAAATAAACACATGGACAACAAGAGAGGAATTAAAGACATCAGCAGGGACACTGACAACAGCATCAAATATTCCATCAGGAG GTCATTCAGGGTTTATCATCGTTCCTGTGGGTTTAGCAGCACTCTTAATAACTGTTGTGGTGATCATCAGATGGAAGAAAACTAAAG aaaacaaaacacaatgtgGCAACAACACG GGACTGAGTTTAAACCCTGCAGACACTGAATGTGGTCCAGGAACCAATCAGGACACGATGTGGACTGATGCTGATGATGGTGTGTCATATGCCTCCATCAGCTTCACCAAGAAGACCAAGAATAAAGCCCGG GCTGGTGGTGATGACGACACTGTGACTTACAGCACAGTGACAGCTGCCTCACCTGCTGGTGTTACCAATGATCCCAGCAACCTCTATTCCACCATCAGCAAACCAAAGAAATAG
- the LOC120433247 gene encoding uncharacterized protein LOC120433247 isoform X2, whose protein sequence is MAFTETWLKDSDPDCSLELKGFGSPIRLDRDPGATQKSQGGGVCLYINQKWCKNVTVRRQVCLPDIELLSVSLRPFYLPREFPQINVTVVYIHPKANPKNATDTISNVIHSLQSLSPEAPNIVLGDFNRCDLKKTLSSFYQYVNCSTRFNKTLDLCYGSIKGAYTSVAGPALGSSDHNTVHLLPVYKTVLRREKVRKHRIKELNDEGEDGVNYENIGDSSASVRLHCVCVCVCVCVWLGLSLRLAELCGTLL, encoded by the exons ATGGCATTCACAGAGACTTGGCTCAAGGATTCTGACCCTGATTGTTCTCTGGAACTAAAAGGCTTCGGGTCTCCCATACGTTTGGATCGAGACCCCGGAGCTACCCAGAAATCTCAAGGAGGAGGGGTGTGTCTGTATATAAATCAGAAATGGTGTAAAAACGTGACCGTTCGTAGACAAGTGTGTCTGCCTGACATTGAgctcctctctgtgtctttgaGGCCGTTTTATCTGCCGAGGGAATTCCCACAGATCAACGTCACCGTCGTTTACATCCATCCTAAAGCGAATCCTAAGAATGCGACTGACACCATCTCCAACGTCATCCACTCACTACAATCTCTCTCCCCTGAGGCTCCTAATATTGTTCTTGGGGACTTTAATCGCTGCGACTTGAAGAAAACACTGAGCAGTTTTTATCAGTATGTGAACTGTTCCACACGCTTCAATAAGACTCTGGATTTGTGTTACGGTTCCATAAAAGGTGCGTATACATCTGTGGCTGGCCCCGCCCTCGGATCCTCGGATCACAACACGGTGCATCTTCTGCCAGTTTACaagactgtgctgagaagagagaaagtgagGAAACACCGCATAAAG GAGCTTAATGATGAGGGTGAAGATGGAGTGAACTATGAAAACATTGGAGACTCTTCTGCTTCTGTCAGactccactgtgtgtgtgtgtgtgtgtgtgtgtgtgtgtggctgggtcTAAGTCTGAGActtgctgagctctgtgggacATTGTTATGA
- the LOC120433249 gene encoding A-agglutinin anchorage subunit-like isoform X1, with protein MIHLSVINNEDVKTTTKSTIKPTLKITNIWTTKEEVKTSLTTTSNQPDGEDVKTTKSTKVKFTTKTSSSTTKSRTSTIKPTVKINTWTTREELKTSAGTLTTASNIPSGENKTQCGNNTGLSLNPADTECGPGTNQDTMWTDADDGVSYASISFTKKTKNKARAGGDDDTVTYSTVTAASPAGVTNDPSNLYSTISKPKK; from the exons ATGATTCATCTGTCTGTTATTAACA ATGAAGatgtgaaaacaacaacaaaatcaacaaTTAAAccaacattaaaaataacaaatatatgGACAACAAAAGAGGAAGTAAAGACATCGCTGACAACAACATCAAATCAACCAGACG GTGAAGATGTGAAAACAACTAAATCAACAAAAGTGAAGTTCACCACAAAAACCTCATCGTCGACAACAAAATCCAGAACATCAACAATTAAACCAACCGTGAAAATAAACACATGGACAACAAGAGAGGAATTAAAGACATCAGCAGGGACACTGACAACAGCATCAAATATTCCATCAGGAG aaaacaaaacacaatgtgGCAACAACACG GGACTGAGTTTAAACCCTGCAGACACTGAATGTGGTCCAGGAACCAATCAGGACACGATGTGGACTGATGCTGATGATGGTGTGTCATATGCCTCCATCAGCTTCACCAAGAAGACCAAGAATAAAGCCCGG GCTGGTGGTGATGACGACACTGTGACTTACAGCACAGTGACAGCTGCCTCACCTGCTGGTGTTACCAATGATCCCAGCAACCTCTATTCCACCATCAGCAAACCAAAGAAATAG